AAAAATTGAGTGAAAAGAAACTTGCTGTTTCGTTAAAGGATGTGGAAGCCAAAGTAATTTACCCTGTCTATAGGGGTTTTAGGTTAAATACTCTGTTAATTGGTTTTGAGGGTGACAGTCGGGTGCTTTCCACGTTGGATGGCTACCGAAAGGTGTCTTTTGTAGGTAACACGTATACTCCTCTGAAGCTTTCTGAGCGTACAATGAAAAATTATCGAGAGTTTAAACGCAAATTGCCTTTGGCGCTAGGGCTTAACCCTAAATCAATTGCTTTCTTGAGCACAAGCGTCGACATGGATAACTTAGCTGTCTGTGAAAAGTCATATGAAGAATTCACTGTTTGCTGTTTTGCTACTGCAGGGGCAAAGGGTAATGCATTGCGAACGGGCGTGGATGAAGCGGTTTATGTGGAGCGGGACGGTAAATTTGTTGGTGCTCTCGGAGCCGCTGGAACAATCAACGTGATTCTTCTCACCAACGCTGCTTTAAGTGATGGTGCGATGGCACGTGCGATTATTACGGTTACGGAAGCTAAGACTGCTGCTCTGCAAGATTTGAATGTTAAAAGCGTGTACAGCTATAATCAAGCAACTGGTACAGGAACAGATAACATAATTGTGGCTTCGGGAAAAACTGGGACGCCTTTACTCATTACGAGTGGACACACAAAGATGGGTGAGTTAATTGGTTGTGCAACCAAGATTGCTGTTGCCGATGCGTTGAAGAAACATGACGGCTCATAAAACAGTCAGCTGAAAAATCAGGACACGACTGGTTTTTTGCTGTGTACCATTTAATTGCTTTCAAGGGCCGGGAGACCTTGAGTGGTTTTGCTGCTTAAGTGTTTGTCAATCACATTTTAATATTGGCTAACCTTACTTTTTGGTGTTTATCTAACTGTCTTTCCTTGTGTGGGAGAGTTGTTGACTGTTTTGGTTAAATGTGGTTGTTTATGAATC
This sequence is a window from Candidatus Bathyarchaeota archaeon. Protein-coding genes within it:
- a CDS encoding adenosylcobinamide amidohydrolase, with protein sequence MKEVSEKLSEKKLAVSLKDVEAKVIYPVYRGFRLNTLLIGFEGDSRVLSTLDGYRKVSFVGNTYTPLKLSERTMKNYREFKRKLPLALGLNPKSIAFLSTSVDMDNLAVCEKSYEEFTVCCFATAGAKGNALRTGVDEAVYVERDGKFVGALGAAGTINVILLTNAALSDGAMARAIITVTEAKTAALQDLNVKSVYSYNQATGTGTDNIIVASGKTGTPLLITSGHTKMGELIGCATKIAVADALKKHDGS